In the Streptomyces sp. HUAS MG91 genome, one interval contains:
- a CDS encoding carboxymuconolactone decarboxylase family protein codes for MAPRIPKAELPAEMAEALARQLGSVPEPVEVVFNQPAVATSNLEFSAKVAAWDQVDESLKTFSHMAVAAQVGCSWCLDINYFAALNQNLDLDKASQVPNWRDSEVFTPLEREVMEYSEAMTNTPPTVTDELSASLLKQLGAAGLVELTVFIGFANLSTRVNTAHGITSQGYSEACQVPLAVKRPQVSDAG; via the coding sequence ATGGCCCCGCGTATCCCCAAGGCCGAGCTGCCCGCCGAGATGGCCGAGGCGCTGGCCCGACAGCTCGGTTCCGTGCCGGAGCCGGTCGAGGTCGTCTTCAACCAGCCGGCCGTCGCCACGTCGAATCTGGAGTTCTCGGCGAAGGTGGCCGCGTGGGACCAGGTCGACGAGAGCCTGAAGACGTTCTCGCACATGGCGGTGGCGGCGCAGGTCGGCTGCAGCTGGTGCCTGGACATCAACTATTTTGCCGCGCTGAACCAGAACCTCGATCTGGACAAGGCCAGCCAGGTGCCCAACTGGCGCGATTCGGAGGTGTTCACTCCGCTGGAGCGCGAGGTGATGGAGTACTCCGAGGCGATGACCAACACCCCGCCGACCGTCACCGACGAGCTGTCGGCGAGTCTGCTCAAGCAGCTCGGTGCGGCGGGTCTGGTCGAGCTGACGGTGTTCATCGGTTTCGCGAACCTGTCGACCCGGGTGAACACCGCGCACGGCATCACCTCGCAGGGCTATTCCGAGGCGTGCCAGGTCCCGTTGGCCGTGAAGCGCCCTCAGGTGTCGGACGCCGGCTGA